AGGCAGCTCCAGCACGCGGAGTCGGCGGCGATGCAGGACCGCAGCCGCGCGGCGGCCACCGCGCTGTGCAGCGGCAAGAGCGACTCCAGACTCGCCAGCGCCGCCGCTACGAGGGGCCTGAGACAGGTAGGATGAACAAAAGCACACACATATTTTCAGGCTTCCAGAGTCACTTGGAGCGAAGACCCAGCTAAATGGCGAGAACAGACAGGGGATTCAGGGGGGCGTTGTGCGCGACCTGCGGATGCGTGGCGGTGCGACAGGAGTGTTCGCCGCCAGGAACGGCCTCGCCATCGGGGATCTCGACCGGAGCGCCGCTgacctcgcggcggcggcggcggagcggcaCAAGGACGCCATGGTTTCTTGCGATGGAGGACGGTGACGGCCGAAAGGGGTTGAGGCTCTGCTTAGTTGGGAGGAAGTCTGGGCTGAGCCCAATTGGTCAGCGGCCCATATAACACTTTGGTCCAACTCTATAATAGGATCAAACCCGTGATGGCCCAAAATCCaggaagagttttttttttctgctttgctttgctttcacAACTTTCAACATTTTTCAACATTGTGTactcctccgtccctaaataattgTCGTTTTTGTTTTCCGTGccataagtttgactagatttatgaaaaatgcgtgcaacatttgtatctctaaataaatttattatgaaaatagattcaacgatctactaatgatattaattatgtactataaatattaatatttttcaatataaaattagttaaagttatttctcgagaagcgagaatgatagttatttagggacggagggagtaacttCCTTCCGTGAGGTTCGAAAGTTTCACTTTAGATATAGTAATAACAAGCTAAATAAATAGTAGTACTAGTTGGAAAATTGCAAAGACAATCCTATAAGCTAGGGGCCTATGGAGATTTCCAAAGATAACCAATACATCTACTTTGCTGAGTTTTTGAATTCCCATCCCACCTAAACTATAGTAATCGTGTGATATGGCTCTCGTCTAGCCTCCCGCCATGACTCCAGATTCTCTATCATGGtccccgcaaaaaaaaaaaaaagaaagaaagattcTCTATCATGCATGGATGTGGT
This DNA window, taken from Miscanthus floridulus cultivar M001 chromosome 13, ASM1932011v1, whole genome shotgun sequence, encodes the following:
- the LOC136502221 gene encoding protein NONRESPONDING TO OXYLIPINS 2, mitochondrial-like isoform X1; the encoded protein is MASLCRSAAAAARSAALRSRSPMARPFLAANTPVAPPRIRRPLVAAALASLESLLPLHSAVAAARLRSCIAADSACWSCLSQDFALPR
- the LOC136502221 gene encoding protein NONRESPONDING TO OXYLIPINS 2, mitochondrial-like isoform X2 codes for the protein MASLCRSAAAAARSAALRSRSPMARPFLAANTPVAPPRIRRPLVAAALASLESLLPLHSAVAAARLRSCIAADSACWSCLSQGLTKRI